A stretch of Girardinichthys multiradiatus isolate DD_20200921_A chromosome 20, DD_fGirMul_XY1, whole genome shotgun sequence DNA encodes these proteins:
- the lrrn2 gene encoding leucine-rich repeat neuronal protein 2: protein MRPALALLQSNCLLFVFSGMCVPIVVGSLPPALPWYVPCPVRCVCQIKPWFSPDSIYHEAPTVDCNNLLLTNLPLPLPLNTHTLRLQSNLLSVLDTAVLHGLSNLTDLDLSQNRFSRVRMITQSSPLPSLLSLHLEENHFSHLPEASFSSLSALQELFLSHNNLHSVAPGAFNGLNSLRRLHINNNRLTTIDPLWFRALPQLEVLMLGGNPVEALPERGFVALTSLRSLVLGDMGLRGLAEKALEGLDELESLSFYENHLTKVPRQALKRVPGLKFLDLNKNHIKLIETGDFKDMVNLKELGLNNMEELVSIDKASLENLPELTKLEITNNPRLSYVHPQAFVRLSRLESLMLNSNSLSALHQNIMLSLPSLQEVSLHSNPLRCDCLFHWAARDTSHPRIERDMQMKTQAARVVRFIQPEATLCFEPPELRARRVREVSSGEMSASCLPTIPASSLPSYVGVQEGGKLVLHCRALAEPLPELYWVTPSGLRLGPSANSTSESFSAFAICRNTTSNGFNHTSALSFQHSKAQNDSVCQFFKHYQLLPEGTLEISRITPREGGLYTCVAENALGADTRSVTVGVHARGKNRKRGVVTKPKKFQAIRIDARLELNEVGEHYAILSWQYRQNLPSTRLSWQALHSNSHTPTFTTRILAGTQSFNLTHLQAETFYIVCLHQGISEDGKHANQGSGESKKPQCVSFRTKDVPETQPGLQLNPELTSIAVTLLLLGYILLLAVQGWDTEPGEGAGKHHNALCVDIKGPQTVIIGQKTKESNEDQTDLKEKLESYYII from the coding sequence ATGAGGCCAGCTTTAGCTCTCCTGCAGTCAAATTGTCTCTTGTTTGTGTTTAGCGGTATGTGCGTGCCCATTGTTGTGGGCTCCCTGCCACCAGCACTGCCGTGGTATGTTCCATGTCCAGTGAGGTGTGTGTGTCAGATCAAGCCATGGTTCTCCCCAGATTCAATCTACCATGAAGCCCCCACAGTGGACTGTAACAATCTGTTGCTGACGAATCTCCCCTTGCCTTTACCACTGAACACCCATACCCTTCGCCTGCAGAGTAACCTGCTGTCAGTGCTGGACACTGCAGTGCTACATGGGCTCTCCAACCTCACGGACTTGGACCTTTCGCAAAACCGCTTCAGTCGTGTTAGGATGATAACCCAGAGCTCCCCCCTGCCTTCTCTGCTGTCGCTACACCTCGAGGAAAATCATTTCAGTCACCTCCCAGAAGCCTCCTTCTCATCACTGTCAGCTTTACAAGAACTCTTTCTCAGCCATAATAACCTCCATTCAGTTGCACCTGGAGCCTTCAATGGCCTTAACTCCCTTCGCCGTCTTCACATCAATAACAACAGACTCACGACGATTGACCCTCTGTGGTTCAGAGCATTGCCACAGCTTGAGGTTCTCATGCTTGGGGGAAACCCTGTGGAGGCTCTGCCTGAGAGGGGCTTTGTGGCCCTAACATCCCTACGAAGCCTTGTACTTGGTGATATGGGTCTGAGAGGTTTGGCTGAAAAAGCACTTGAAGGTCTTGATGAACTAGAAAGCCTTTCCTTCTATGAGAACCATCTTACTAAGGTACCAAGACAAGCTCTGAAAAGGGTGCCAGGTCTCAAGTTCCTCGACCTCAACAAGAACCACATCAAACTGATCGAGACAGGGGACTTTAAAGACATGGTGAATCTAAAAGAGCTCGGTCTGAACAACATGGAAGAGCTTGTGTCAATAGATAAAGCCTCCCTGGAAAACTTGCCAGAGCTTACCAAGCTTGAGATCACCAATAACCCACGTTTGTCCTATGTTCATCCTCAGGCTTTTGTCAGGCTGAGCAGACTGGAGAGTCTTATGTTAAACTCTAATTCTCTAAGTGCTCTGCACCAGAACATCATGCTCTCCCTGCCAAGTCTTCAGGAGGTCAGCCTACACTCCAACCCACTGCGATGTGACTGCCTGTTCCACTGGGCCGCCAGGGACACCTCTCATCCTCGAATTGAAAGGGACATGCAAATGAAGACCCAAGCAGCCCGGGTAGTACGCTTCATCCAACCCGAGGCAACCTTGTGCTTTGAACCCCCAGAACTGAGAGCACGCAGAGTAAGAGAGGTCTCTTCTGGAGAGATGTCTGCATCCTGCCTCCCAACTATTCCTGCCAGTTCCCTTCCCTCATATGTTGGTGTTCAAGAAGGGGGGAAACTGGTTTTGCACTGCCGAGCACTTGCAGAGCCACTTCCTGAACTGTACTGGGTGACCCCTTCTGGCCTGAGACTCGGCCCTTCAGCAAACAGTACATCAGAAAGTTTTTCAGCTTTTGCTATCTGTAGAAACACAACTTCTAATGGCTTTAACCACACATCTGCCCTCAGTTTCCAGCACTCAAAAGCTCAAAATGATTCTGTTTGCCAGTTCTTCAAACACTACCAGCTACTGCCTGAGGGAACTCTAGAGATTAGCAGGATCACCCCCAGAGAGGGAGGTTTGTATACCTGTGTGGCTGAGAATGCATTAGGAGCAGATACACGCAGTGTTACGGTAGGAGTACATGCCAGAGGGAAAAATAGAAAGAGGGGGGTGGTGACTAAACCGAAGAAATTTCAAGCCATCAGAATAGATGCAAGGTTGGAGTTGAACGAGGTTGGAGAACACTATGCTATCTTGTCCTGGCAGTACAGACAAAACCTCCCCTCCACTCGCCTATCCTGGCAGGCCCTGCACTCCAACTCCCACACACCAACGTTCACCACACGGATTCTTGCTGGCACGCAGAGCTTCAACCTGACTCACCTGCAGGCAGAGACATTTTACATAGTGTGTTTACATCAAGGAATCAGTGAAGATGGCAAGCATGCCAACCAAGGGTCAGGGGAGAGCAAAAAGCCTCAGTGCGTGTCGTTCAGGACCAAGGATGTGCCAGAGACCCAGCCCGGTCTGCAGCTCAACCCAGAGCTGACCTCCATAGCGGTCACACTACTGCTTCTTGGCTATATACTGCTGCTAGCGGTGCAGGGCTGGGACACCGAACCTGGTGAAGGAGCAGGGAAGCATCACAATGCCCTCTGTGTGGATATTAAGGGTCCCCAGACTGTAATCATCGGTCAGAAAACAAAAGAGAGTAATGAAGATCAAACAGACCTGAAAGAGAAGCTGGAATCATATTATATAATTTGA